The following are encoded in a window of Etheostoma cragini isolate CJK2018 chromosome 7, CSU_Ecrag_1.0, whole genome shotgun sequence genomic DNA:
- the cfap126 gene encoding protein Flattop, which yields MFSYSANQYDSAFKPRRLQNWCETNVKHFKERPTAHEGRTTFVADDRGHLLPGVVKKGSAWTDFKGTWDLPARIPAHHINPTGRSVDGLNMLKSWGIDPQHRGKSQPRGGSKDTERLQDVGQQTNEAVQQDNAALCSAAGPVLDNRPDPGEVRPASSVSAKAARQEGPPPSEHGHTEEQQEQ from the exons ATGTTCAGTTACTCGGCAAACCAG TATGACAGTGCATTCAAGCCGCGGCGACTGCAGAACTGGTGTGAGACTAACGTTAAGCACTTCAAAGAG cgacCCACTGCACATGAGGGCCGCACCACCTTTGTTGCCGACGATAGAGGACATCTGCTCCCaggagtggttaag AAGGGCAGTGCATGGACAGACTTTAAGGGGACCTGGGATCTACCTGCTCGGATCCCGGCCCACCACATAAACCCTACGGGCCGCTCTGTGGATGGTCTCAACATGCTGAAGTCCTGGGGCATTGACCCACAGCACCGGGGCAAATCTCAGCCACGCGGAGGCAGCAAAGACACAGAAAGGCTGCAGGATGTCGGCCAGCAG ACCAATGAAGCTGTGCAGCAGGACAATGCTGCCCTGTGTTCTGCAGCTGGACCAGTACTCGACAACAGGCCTGATCCTGGCGAGGTGAGACCAGCCAGCAGTGTATCAGCGAAAGCAGCCCGCCAAGAAGGGCCCCCCCCCTCCGAGCATGGACACACAGAGGAACAGCAAGAGCAGTGA